From the genome of Ectobacillus sp. JY-23, one region includes:
- a CDS encoding TetR/AcrR family transcriptional regulator, with product MALSEDQMKAMHKKREKILQEATMLFAVHGYNDTTIAKVANAAGISFGSVFTYFASKEELFYATIKEPLEKLGEELLSFDSNAVNPMKEIEALVQKHVLLISQQPVYLRLFQQVLGQPERFKREFEILNQFFHLFQNKMGILIKRGQELGQLRILHVEAVAISYLSFLNGLRLTTIDGPERDVWKLFIPCGIQLFGPVE from the coding sequence ATGGCATTATCAGAAGATCAAATGAAAGCGATGCACAAAAAGCGTGAAAAGATTTTGCAAGAAGCAACTATGTTATTTGCAGTCCATGGCTACAATGATACAACAATTGCCAAGGTTGCCAACGCTGCCGGGATTTCATTTGGCAGTGTATTTACGTATTTCGCAAGTAAAGAGGAGCTTTTCTATGCGACTATAAAAGAACCACTTGAAAAGTTAGGAGAGGAACTGCTGTCTTTTGACAGTAATGCAGTAAATCCGATGAAAGAAATTGAAGCGTTGGTACAAAAGCATGTTCTGCTGATTTCTCAGCAGCCTGTTTATTTAAGACTGTTTCAACAAGTGCTTGGTCAGCCTGAACGTTTTAAAAGAGAGTTTGAAATCTTAAATCAGTTTTTTCATTTATTTCAAAACAAGATGGGAATTTTAATAAAGAGAGGTCAAGAGCTTGGGCAGCTGCGCATATTACATGTGGAAGCTGTAGCAATTTCCTATTTAAGTTTTTTGAATGGACTACGTCTTACAACTATTGATGGACCGGAACGTGACGTATGGAAGTTGTTTATACCATGCGGCATTCAGTTATTTGGTCCTGTAGAGTAA
- a CDS encoding LacI family DNA-binding transcriptional regulator: MTNIREIAKMAEVSVTTVSRVLNNYPYVSAQKREKVMAVVKKLNYTPNMNAVHLSKGKTNIIAVVLPFVDHPYFSTILKGIAAKALEQHYQFMVCQTNYNANEEKQALQLLQTRQVDGVIICSKTSKWEEIEPYTEFGPIVACEDTGQHLVSSVYIDHYEGFLLGMKHLISRGHTSIGYCIARGNSYNSCLRKQAYQDMLMQIGAPLQQEWMFEQCLTIADGVRVVKQLMNMENQPTALLVSSDQVAAGIIAEAKKHDIRVPEDLAVIGFDNHAISQVLDITTIEYPGEKLGEAAFLLTYKHIYSDKYEPKKQQLMFHLIERSTT; encoded by the coding sequence GTGACCAACATTAGAGAAATTGCTAAGATGGCCGAGGTATCTGTTACAACTGTATCTCGCGTTTTAAACAACTATCCTTACGTCAGTGCGCAAAAGCGGGAGAAAGTCATGGCGGTTGTCAAAAAGCTTAATTACACACCGAATATGAATGCGGTGCATTTATCAAAAGGTAAAACAAACATCATTGCGGTTGTTTTGCCTTTTGTAGATCACCCTTACTTTTCTACTATTTTAAAAGGAATTGCTGCGAAAGCATTAGAACAACATTATCAATTCATGGTATGCCAGACAAATTATAATGCAAATGAGGAAAAGCAAGCATTACAGCTTTTACAGACAAGGCAAGTGGATGGTGTCATCATTTGCTCCAAAACCAGTAAATGGGAAGAAATAGAGCCTTACACGGAGTTTGGACCTATTGTCGCTTGTGAAGATACAGGGCAGCATTTAGTTTCTTCGGTTTACATTGATCACTATGAAGGCTTCTTGCTTGGCATGAAGCATTTAATTTCTAGAGGACATACAAGCATCGGATACTGTATTGCAAGAGGAAATAGCTATAACAGTTGTTTACGGAAGCAAGCCTATCAAGATATGTTGATGCAAATTGGAGCACCTTTACAGCAAGAATGGATGTTTGAACAATGTTTAACAATTGCCGATGGGGTACGTGTGGTAAAGCAGCTAATGAATATGGAGAACCAGCCTACCGCTTTACTTGTTTCGAGCGACCAGGTAGCGGCCGGCATTATTGCTGAGGCTAAAAAGCATGATATACGAGTACCAGAGGATTTAGCAGTTATTGGCTTTGATAATCATGCTATTTCACAGGTGCTTGATATTACAACCATCGAGTATCCTGGTGAAAAGTTAGGGGAAGCGGCATTTTTACTGACATACAAGCATATTTACAGTGATAAGTATGAGCCTAAAAAGCAACAGCTCATGTTTCATTTAATTGAGAGATCTACAACATAA
- a CDS encoding 3D domain-containing protein: protein MKLIKQITGSICALILVMISPGMHAQANGALNQAEQQLQQNNALIQQKEQERAKLNEEIQALQASLEEVNASINQTKKQMKINQANIDATQQLIQEKREAIIVLENKVLARQEVMKKRIVSMQNNDNSSLLIEILINSENLATLLEKMKAVATILDADKDIMRMQQEDKAQIEADKRIIDQKEQILVKEHEKLAKNQAELEANIQVKQSMLQTVQTKYAEIGNQIALAEQDKQALEANIRSIQEAMARQQEEAKRNAEQIQQMKPPGPAPAGEVLYMESTAYSVEKSLQLGEGITAAGYNLKANPNIRLIAVDPRVIPLGTRVWVEGYGEAVAGDTGGRIKGNIIDVLFTTEAEAMKWGRKKAIKVIIRN, encoded by the coding sequence ATGAAACTGATCAAACAGATTACCGGCTCCATATGCGCTCTTATTCTAGTAATGATTAGTCCAGGTATGCATGCACAAGCAAATGGCGCCCTGAATCAAGCGGAGCAGCAATTACAACAAAATAATGCGTTGATTCAGCAGAAAGAACAGGAAAGAGCAAAGCTAAACGAAGAAATTCAAGCATTACAAGCATCCTTGGAAGAGGTAAATGCATCTATAAATCAAACTAAAAAGCAAATGAAAATCAATCAAGCTAACATTGATGCGACGCAGCAGTTAATTCAAGAAAAGAGAGAGGCTATCATTGTTCTTGAAAATAAGGTGCTAGCGCGTCAAGAAGTTATGAAAAAGCGTATTGTTTCCATGCAAAACAACGATAATTCTAGTTTGCTTATAGAGATTCTCATTAACTCTGAGAATCTAGCAACTTTATTGGAAAAAATGAAGGCTGTAGCAACCATTCTTGATGCAGATAAAGATATTATGCGTATGCAACAAGAAGATAAAGCACAAATTGAAGCGGACAAGCGCATTATTGATCAAAAGGAACAGATTTTAGTAAAAGAGCATGAAAAGCTTGCTAAAAATCAAGCCGAGCTAGAAGCGAATATACAAGTAAAACAATCTATGTTACAGACCGTTCAAACGAAGTATGCTGAAATTGGTAATCAAATTGCATTGGCTGAGCAGGATAAACAAGCGCTGGAAGCGAATATCCGCAGCATTCAAGAAGCAATGGCACGCCAGCAGGAAGAAGCAAAACGAAACGCGGAGCAAATTCAGCAAATGAAGCCCCCTGGTCCGGCGCCGGCAGGAGAAGTACTTTACATGGAATCTACTGCTTATAGCGTTGAGAAAAGCTTGCAGCTTGGTGAAGGAATTACGGCAGCTGGATATAATTTGAAAGCCAATCCTAACATAAGGCTCATTGCGGTTGATCCTCGTGTTATCCCACTTGGAACACGTGTATGGGTAGAAGGCTACGGTGAGGCAGTTGCTGGAGATACAGGTGGGAGAATTAAAGGTAATATTATTGATGTATTGTTCACTACAGAAGCAGAAGCTATGAAGTGGGGACGGAAAAAAGCCATAAAAGTTATTATTCGTAATTAA
- a CDS encoding NCS2 family permease produces the protein MFNLSKYGTNVKQEVLAGITTFFTFAYILVINPKILSDAGISFDQAFMATIIATIAGTAAMALLANYPIIIAPAMGMNAYFAYAVVQGDVTYKVAFAAVFVTGLIFLILSLTSFRKKLIEAIPDSLKHAIAAGIGLFIAFIGLRLSGIIVDHPNNLVTIGDFHSPAVRLTLAGIVIAAILMTLNVRGALFVSMLVTAVIAFLTGQLKFGDQLVQVPHLPEGIITFNPITAVSDIIEYGLYGVVFSFLLVLLFDTTGALLGLVKQAGLNASEDRFGKAFVADAIGGTTGAMFGTSPTAATIESSAGIAAGGRTGLTGIVVIVLTIITAFFSPVIASLSSVAAITAPSLIIVGSLMAKSIRDIEWDEFEEALPAFLTVISIPLTSSIANGIAIGFLLYPLLKIARGKAKEVPFLLYVFAVLFGCHLFLG, from the coding sequence ATGTTTAATTTGTCTAAATACGGTACAAATGTTAAGCAAGAAGTACTTGCTGGTATTACAACCTTTTTTACGTTTGCTTATATACTTGTCATCAATCCAAAGATTTTATCAGATGCAGGTATCTCATTTGATCAGGCCTTTATGGCTACAATTATTGCAACCATTGCCGGAACGGCTGCGATGGCCTTATTGGCCAATTACCCCATCATTATTGCCCCAGCCATGGGTATGAATGCATATTTCGCTTATGCGGTTGTACAGGGTGATGTTACGTACAAAGTGGCGTTTGCTGCTGTATTTGTTACGGGGCTCATTTTTCTTATTTTGTCCCTCACATCGTTTCGTAAGAAATTGATTGAAGCGATTCCCGATAGCCTAAAGCATGCTATTGCGGCGGGGATCGGTTTGTTTATTGCATTTATTGGTCTACGTTTATCTGGTATTATTGTTGATCATCCAAATAACCTGGTGACGATTGGGGACTTTCACTCGCCAGCTGTTCGTCTCACTTTAGCAGGTATCGTGATTGCCGCTATACTGATGACATTGAACGTGCGAGGTGCATTATTCGTAAGTATGCTCGTTACAGCTGTAATTGCATTTTTGACAGGTCAGCTAAAATTTGGTGATCAGTTGGTGCAAGTGCCACACTTACCAGAAGGGATAATTACGTTTAATCCAATTACAGCTGTTTCAGATATAATCGAATACGGATTGTATGGTGTTGTATTTTCATTTTTGTTAGTGTTGTTATTTGACACAACTGGCGCCTTGCTAGGCCTTGTTAAGCAAGCAGGATTGAATGCTTCAGAAGATCGCTTTGGTAAGGCCTTTGTAGCGGATGCCATTGGTGGTACAACTGGTGCTATGTTTGGAACGAGCCCGACAGCTGCCACAATTGAATCTTCAGCAGGCATTGCCGCAGGTGGAAGGACTGGCTTAACAGGTATTGTTGTCATCGTCTTAACCATTATAACAGCATTTTTCAGTCCGGTTATTGCTTCATTATCAAGTGTTGCTGCTATTACTGCACCCTCACTAATCATTGTAGGAAGCTTAATGGCAAAAAGTATTCGTGATATTGAGTGGGATGAATTTGAGGAAGCACTGCCTGCATTTTTAACTGTCATTAGTATCCCCCTCACGTCAAGTATTGCAAATGGTATCGCCATTGGATTTTTATTATATCCACTTTTGAAAATTGCTAGGGGAAAGGCAAAAGAAGTTCCATTTTTGTTATATGTATTTGCTGTATTATTTGGCTGTCATTTATTTTTAGGATAG
- the qoxD gene encoding cytochrome aa3 quinol oxidase subunit IV, giving the protein MAQQKTQNHKGFPWSHVFGFVLSLVLTFAALFIAYSPLSLATILTVIIALAIVQAILQLVMFMHMSEGEGITQTISIAFSFFIAVVTVGGTVWIFFSM; this is encoded by the coding sequence ATGGCACAACAAAAAACACAAAATCATAAAGGCTTTCCATGGTCTCACGTTTTTGGATTTGTTTTATCACTTGTTTTAACATTTGCGGCTTTGTTCATCGCATACTCGCCGCTTTCATTGGCAACAATTTTAACTGTTATTATTGCTCTTGCCATTGTTCAAGCGATTTTGCAGCTTGTGATGTTTATGCATATGTCTGAAGGAGAAGGTATTACTCAAACCATTTCGATTGCATTCAGCTTCTTTATTGCAGTTGTAACAGTTGGTGGTACTGTTTGGATTTTCTTCTCCATGTAA
- the qoxC gene encoding cytochrome aa3 quinol oxidase subunit III gives MAAVSEEYKNAPLEYQDAQSRLNILGFWIFLGAEIVLFATLFASYLVLAGRTADGPTPLEMFEITPIMIETIILLTSSFTCGIAIHEMRKGNMKGLLTWFIITLILGLGFLGMEIYEFVHYVHLGATIQTSGFLSAFFTLLGTHGAHVTGGILWGIAVIIQLLKRGLTPVTARKVFIISLYWHFLDVVWIFIYTLVYLNGLVA, from the coding sequence ATGGCAGCAGTCAGTGAAGAATACAAAAATGCCCCTCTTGAGTATCAAGACGCGCAAAGTCGCTTGAATATTCTTGGGTTCTGGATCTTCCTTGGAGCGGAAATCGTGCTATTTGCTACACTTTTCGCTTCCTATCTTGTGTTGGCTGGCCGTACAGCGGACGGTCCAACACCGTTAGAAATGTTTGAAATCACGCCGATTATGATTGAAACGATTATCCTTTTAACAAGTAGTTTCACATGCGGTATTGCCATTCATGAAATGCGTAAAGGCAACATGAAAGGCTTATTGACTTGGTTTATTATTACTCTTATCTTAGGACTTGGCTTCCTTGGCATGGAGATTTATGAGTTTGTTCACTATGTACATCTTGGTGCAACTATTCAAACAAGCGGATTCCTTTCTGCATTCTTCACGCTTCTAGGAACGCACGGTGCCCACGTTACAGGCGGTATCCTTTGGGGTATTGCAGTCATTATTCAGCTTTTGAAACGCGGATTAACACCTGTTACAGCACGTAAAGTGTTCATCATCAGCTTGTACTGGCACTTCCTTGATGTTGTGTGGATCTTCATTTACACATTAGTTTACTTGAATGGGTTGGTGGCATAA
- the qoxB gene encoding cytochrome aa3 quinol oxidase subunit I translates to MKLDEFFVTGDPIIYGADASIVLVTLGIIFVLTKYKKWRWLWDEWLTSVDHKKIGIMYIISAVLMLFRGGVDGLMIRAQLSFPGTPYLDAEHYNGIFTTHGTVMILFMAMPFVIGLMNIAIPLQIGARDVAYPYLNALSFWLFFIGAMLFNIAFVIGGSPDAGWTMYFPLAGTEFSPGVGNNYYAIALQISGLGTLMTGINFLVTILKMRTPGMKLMQMPMFTWSILITCVIIIFAFPVLTVALAMMTFDRVFGTAFFTMANEGMPMLWANLFWVWGHPEVYIVILPAFGIFSEIVSTFSRKRLFGYNAMVYSMVAIAILSGLVWLHHFFTMGASAAVNSFFSISTMAISIPTGVKIFNWLFTMYKGRIRFSVPMLWTLGFIPNFVIGGVTGVMLAMAAADYQYHNSYFLVAHFHNVLITGTVFGMFAGLYYWYPKMFGHRLNERLGKIEFWLWVIGYNICFMPQYFLGLDGMTRRMYTYSDDLGWTWLNQLSSVGAVLMGIGFLVLCYNIYWSARYAERDVTGDPWDGRTLEWATQSPVQHYNFAALPEIKSIDAWWYMKKNGESHIDWKNVKPIHMPSNTNLAFPLSIMFFIAGFGLVFTWIPMAIIGGIGILIGLFMRSFDYDDGYYISVEEIKKTENVA, encoded by the coding sequence GTGAAGCTTGATGAATTTTTTGTCACAGGCGATCCCATTATTTATGGTGCCGACGCTTCTATTGTTTTAGTAACATTAGGTATCATTTTTGTACTGACAAAGTACAAAAAATGGCGTTGGCTTTGGGATGAATGGTTAACATCCGTTGATCATAAGAAAATTGGTATTATGTATATCATCTCTGCGGTATTGATGTTATTCCGCGGTGGTGTGGACGGCTTAATGATTCGTGCGCAACTAAGCTTCCCTGGCACACCATACTTGGATGCCGAGCATTACAATGGTATTTTTACAACGCACGGTACAGTTATGATTTTGTTCATGGCGATGCCATTTGTTATCGGTTTAATGAACATTGCAATTCCACTGCAAATTGGTGCACGTGACGTTGCATATCCTTATTTAAATGCACTTAGCTTTTGGTTATTCTTTATTGGTGCGATGCTTTTCAACATTGCCTTCGTTATCGGGGGATCTCCTGATGCAGGCTGGACAATGTACTTCCCATTAGCAGGTACGGAATTTAGTCCTGGCGTTGGAAACAACTATTACGCAATTGCCTTGCAGATTTCCGGTCTAGGTACATTGATGACTGGTATTAACTTCTTAGTTACCATTTTAAAAATGAGAACACCTGGTATGAAGCTTATGCAGATGCCAATGTTCACATGGTCTATTTTGATTACTTGTGTAATTATCATTTTCGCATTCCCAGTGCTTACAGTAGCACTTGCGATGATGACATTTGACCGCGTATTTGGAACAGCATTCTTTACCATGGCAAACGAAGGTATGCCAATGCTTTGGGCGAACTTGTTCTGGGTTTGGGGTCACCCTGAAGTATACATTGTTATCTTGCCGGCTTTCGGTATTTTCTCTGAAATAGTCAGCACATTCTCTCGTAAACGTTTGTTCGGTTACAATGCGATGGTTTACTCTATGGTTGCAATTGCAATTTTGAGTGGTCTTGTATGGCTGCATCACTTCTTTACAATGGGTGCAAGCGCTGCGGTTAACTCCTTCTTCTCCATCTCAACGATGGCGATTTCGATTCCGACAGGGGTTAAAATTTTCAACTGGCTCTTTACCATGTATAAGGGGCGCATACGTTTTAGCGTGCCAATGCTGTGGACGCTTGGATTTATTCCAAACTTCGTAATCGGCGGTGTAACAGGAGTTATGCTTGCAATGGCGGCGGCTGACTACCAGTATCACAACAGCTACTTCCTAGTTGCTCACTTCCACAACGTATTGATTACAGGTACAGTATTCGGTATGTTTGCTGGTTTATACTACTGGTATCCGAAAATGTTCGGTCATAGATTAAATGAACGTCTTGGTAAAATTGAGTTCTGGCTATGGGTGATTGGTTACAATATCTGTTTCATGCCTCAATACTTCTTAGGTCTTGACGGTATGACACGTCGTATGTATACGTACTCAGATGATCTTGGTTGGACTTGGTTGAATCAATTATCTTCTGTTGGTGCGGTTCTGATGGGTATCGGTTTCCTTGTTCTTTGCTACAACATCTATTGGAGTGCACGTTATGCAGAGCGCGATGTAACTGGCGATCCTTGGGATGGAAGAACGCTTGAATGGGCAACTCAGTCTCCTGTTCAGCACTATAATTTTGCTGCCCTTCCTGAGATTAAGTCTATTGATGCTTGGTGGTACATGAAGAAAAATGGTGAGTCTCACATTGATTGGAAAAATGTAAAGCCAATTCATATGCCTAGCAATACGAACTTAGCGTTCCCATTATCCATCATGTTCTTTATCGCTGGATTTGGTTTGGTATTTACTTGGATTCCAATGGCGATCATCGGTGGTATCGGTATTTTAATCGGATTGTTCATGCGTTCCTTTGATTACGATGACGGTTATTATATCAGCGTTGAAGAAATTAAAAAGACAGAAAATGTTGCATGA
- the qoxA gene encoding cytochrome aa3 quinol oxidase subunit II encodes MQLKKALWKVLPLSLITAFLGGCQNLVLLNPQGPVAKSQSDLIIWSFALLLTVIAVVFILFTIVIIRYRERPDNMDYEPPEDEGNVWLEIVWTLVPVLIVIALSVQTVKTTFALEKPPEKSKDIKPIEIYVTSANWKWLFSYPEENIETVNYVNIPAGVPVKFKLTSVGPMNSFWVPELGGQKYTMDGMIMDLYLQADKPGEYTGRSANFSGEGFTHMEFQVVSQTAEEFKEWKEEVKSTAPKLSEDKYNDIIKPGVVGRMTFSNNHLDYVDPESLEYCDYNYYKNKK; translated from the coding sequence GTGCAACTCAAGAAAGCGTTATGGAAAGTTCTCCCGCTCTCACTGATCACGGCGTTTCTTGGCGGATGTCAAAACCTTGTTCTTTTGAATCCACAAGGACCTGTTGCGAAGAGTCAATCTGACTTAATTATTTGGTCTTTTGCATTATTGTTAACCGTTATCGCGGTTGTATTCATCTTGTTCACAATTGTTATTATCCGTTATCGTGAAAGACCGGATAATATGGACTATGAGCCACCTGAAGATGAAGGAAACGTTTGGTTAGAAATTGTTTGGACGCTAGTTCCGGTTTTAATTGTTATTGCATTGTCAGTTCAGACTGTAAAAACGACATTTGCTTTAGAAAAACCACCGGAAAAATCCAAAGATATTAAACCAATTGAGATTTATGTTACATCAGCAAACTGGAAATGGTTGTTCAGCTATCCGGAGGAAAATATTGAAACCGTTAACTACGTCAATATTCCTGCGGGTGTTCCTGTGAAATTCAAGCTGACTTCTGTTGGTCCAATGAACTCATTCTGGGTACCGGAGCTTGGCGGTCAGAAATATACGATGGACGGCATGATTATGGATTTATACTTACAAGCTGACAAACCAGGTGAGTATACAGGCCGAAGCGCTAACTTCTCAGGAGAAGGTTTCACACACATGGAATTCCAGGTTGTCTCTCAAACAGCTGAAGAGTTTAAAGAATGGAAAGAAGAAGTTAAATCTACAGCTCCTAAATTGTCTGAAGACAAGTATAACGACATTATCAAGCCAGGTGTTGTGGGACGCATGACGTTTTCCAACAATCATCTTGATTATGTAGATCCTGAATCTCTTGAGTACTGCGACTACAACTACTACAAAAATAAAAAATAA
- a CDS encoding C39 family peptidase, with amino-acid sequence MDIVEKGKIQFSQTFQELKMDVSSEMKESAMVEGVPFIRQLPELERGCEVTSLAMLLQYGGVNVDKMELAQQIKKVPFQENGMRGNPHEGFVGDIYTKRNPGYGVYHQPIFALGQKYLPNGLFNLTGRDVEDIYKAISMGTPVWVITNAEFVPLPESEFQTWETSAGEVKITYHEHSVVIIGYDKEYVYVNDPLAKEPQTAIPRSNFEKAWEQMGKQAISLSP; translated from the coding sequence ATGGATATTGTGGAAAAGGGAAAGATACAGTTTTCACAAACATTTCAGGAATTGAAAATGGATGTTAGTTCGGAGATGAAGGAAAGCGCGATGGTCGAAGGGGTTCCTTTTATCCGACAACTTCCCGAGCTGGAGCGAGGCTGTGAAGTAACAAGTCTAGCCATGCTTTTGCAATACGGGGGCGTAAATGTGGATAAAATGGAGCTGGCTCAACAGATTAAAAAGGTTCCATTTCAAGAGAATGGGATGCGTGGAAATCCGCATGAAGGATTTGTAGGAGATATTTATACGAAAAGAAACCCAGGATATGGTGTATACCATCAACCAATTTTTGCATTAGGACAGAAGTATTTGCCAAATGGTTTATTTAATTTAACAGGTCGTGACGTAGAGGACATATATAAGGCTATTAGTATGGGTACGCCAGTTTGGGTAATAACAAATGCTGAGTTTGTGCCGCTCCCAGAAAGTGAATTTCAAACATGGGAAACGTCTGCGGGTGAAGTGAAAATTACGTATCACGAACATAGTGTAGTTATTATTGGCTATGACAAAGAATATGTATACGTGAATGATCCGCTGGCAAAAGAGCCTCAAACAGCCATTCCTCGATCTAATTTTGAAAAAGCATGGGAGCAAATGGGTAAGCAAGCTATTTCGTTAAGTCCTTAA
- a CDS encoding 4a-hydroxytetrahydrobiopterin dehydratase codes for MSALTTEQIQQVLPTLQKWSLKDDKRIERKYVFKEFLQGISFVNELAQLSEEMNHHPFITIKYKTVLVSLTSWSAKGLTQTDFEMASKFERIFSRMTSHS; via the coding sequence ATGAGTGCTCTAACAACCGAACAAATTCAACAAGTACTACCTACCTTACAAAAATGGTCTTTAAAAGATGACAAGAGAATCGAACGAAAGTATGTTTTTAAAGAGTTCTTACAAGGAATCTCATTTGTAAATGAGCTTGCTCAATTATCAGAAGAAATGAACCACCACCCATTTATTACAATTAAATATAAAACAGTGCTTGTATCGTTAACATCTTGGAGTGCAAAGGGCTTAACGCAAACAGATTTTGAAATGGCTAGCAAATTTGAAAGAATATTTTCACGTATGACAAGTCATTCTTAA
- a CDS encoding aromatic amino acid hydroxylase: MQKQALNEIPKHLRPYVSTQHYNQYTPIDHAVWRYIMRQNHHALKDVAHPAYTEGLRSSGISIDSIPQVEEMNACLGKAGWGAVTIDGLIPSAAFFGFQGYGMLPIATEIRKVENIEYTPAPDIVHEAAGHAPILFDETYAKYVKLFGEIGSKGFATKEEHELFDAIRTLTIVMESRTSTPKEVEAAKLAVAEKQAAITHVSEILEISRLFWWTVEYGLIGDLENPKIYGAGLLSSVGESKHCLTDAVQKVPYSVEACIQTDYDVTVMQPQLFVCSSFEQLIEGLETYANTMALRRGGTEGLNKALRSGTTATTVLNSGIQITGTIAQVITNSDGDAIYIKTTGPTALSVGNRQLPNHSKDIHADGFGTPIGLLQNDMCLSQCSSTDLHNLGIVPGHVASLTFKSGIQLSGHVEAIHKNDEHIILISFTNCTVSYGEQILFNPSWGSFDLAVGSSVVSVYAGAADCDAFYEDVEYTTTAPTVREWTELEQMYAHVRDVREQAHWTKQNERLLQSLLQKLRDAYPGEWLLRLEILEMLQKHSSASYTALKEELLMLSQNEELSRLILNGLALLEEEVTK, encoded by the coding sequence ATGCAAAAACAGGCTTTAAACGAAATACCAAAACATTTGAGACCCTACGTAAGTACACAGCATTACAATCAATATACACCAATTGATCATGCTGTTTGGCGTTACATCATGCGCCAAAACCATCACGCTCTAAAAGATGTTGCACATCCAGCTTATACAGAAGGTCTACGTTCCTCTGGTATCAGTATTGACTCTATTCCTCAAGTAGAAGAAATGAATGCTTGTCTTGGAAAAGCAGGCTGGGGGGCTGTCACCATTGATGGTCTTATACCAAGTGCTGCGTTCTTTGGGTTCCAGGGATATGGTATGCTCCCAATTGCCACCGAAATACGTAAAGTGGAAAATATTGAGTATACACCAGCACCCGACATTGTACATGAAGCAGCTGGTCATGCACCTATTTTATTTGATGAAACATATGCGAAATACGTAAAGCTATTTGGCGAAATTGGCTCTAAGGGCTTTGCTACAAAAGAAGAACATGAGCTCTTTGACGCTATTCGCACCTTAACAATTGTTATGGAAAGTCGCACTTCTACTCCTAAAGAAGTGGAGGCAGCTAAATTAGCTGTAGCGGAAAAGCAAGCAGCAATTACGCATGTTTCAGAAATCCTGGAGATTTCACGCTTGTTTTGGTGGACTGTAGAATACGGTTTAATTGGCGATTTGGAAAATCCGAAAATATACGGCGCTGGTTTACTCTCCTCAGTAGGTGAAAGCAAGCACTGTTTGACTGATGCTGTGCAAAAAGTTCCCTATTCCGTAGAAGCTTGTATCCAAACAGATTACGATGTTACTGTTATGCAACCACAACTGTTTGTGTGCTCATCCTTTGAACAGCTAATTGAAGGACTTGAAACGTATGCCAACACAATGGCACTGCGCCGCGGAGGTACAGAAGGATTAAATAAAGCACTTCGTTCGGGAACCACTGCTACAACCGTATTAAACTCCGGAATACAAATTACCGGTACAATAGCTCAAGTTATAACAAACAGTGACGGAGACGCTATTTATATAAAAACAACTGGACCAACAGCTTTAAGTGTAGGTAACAGACAATTACCAAACCATAGTAAAGATATTCATGCAGATGGATTTGGTACACCAATTGGGTTATTACAAAATGATATGTGCCTGTCTCAATGCAGTTCAACTGATTTACATAACCTAGGAATCGTCCCTGGTCATGTTGCATCACTTACTTTTAAAAGCGGTATCCAGCTTTCCGGTCACGTAGAAGCCATTCATAAGAATGATGAGCATATAATACTCATCTCCTTTACAAACTGCACTGTTTCTTATGGTGAGCAAATACTATTTAATCCATCTTGGGGCTCTTTTGATTTAGCTGTAGGCTCTTCTGTTGTATCTGTTTATGCTGGTGCTGCCGATTGTGATGCTTTTTATGAGGATGTAGAATATACAACGACTGCGCCAACTGTACGTGAATGGACTGAACTAGAGCAAATGTATGCGCATGTACGGGATGTACGCGAACAAGCTCATTGGACCAAGCAGAATGAAAGGTTACTTCAATCATTGCTACAAAAACTTCGCGATGCATATCCTGGAGAATGGTTATTGCGACTTGAAATATTAGAAATGCTTCAAAAGCATAGCTCCGCATCTTACACTGCCTTAAAAGAAGAGTTACTAATGCTTAGCCAAAACGAAGAGCTATCGAGATTAATTTTAAACGGACTGGCACTACTTGAAGAGGAGGTTACGAAATGA